Proteins encoded in a region of the Burkholderia ubonensis subsp. mesacidophila genome:
- a CDS encoding DsbA family protein codes for MTTGLDTAQPAWFFDFVSPFSYLLLEQYERWPDVPFAPVAVSLVDLQRHWGQRPSADVPAKRIFTYRHALFRAEQLGIHFRMPPAHPFDSDKALRLAIALRADLATVREMFRFIWRDGNDPSTPDGFAALCERVGVGHGDQLIEFEETVAQLRRHTDDAIALGVFGVPTFWMSKQLFWGEDALPMVLYCARTPTWLETREVKRISALPKGRA; via the coding sequence ATGACAACCGGCCTCGACACCGCCCAGCCCGCCTGGTTCTTCGATTTCGTCTCGCCGTTCTCCTACCTGCTGCTCGAACAGTATGAAAGATGGCCGGACGTGCCGTTCGCGCCGGTCGCGGTGTCGCTCGTCGACCTGCAGCGCCACTGGGGCCAGCGCCCGAGCGCGGACGTGCCGGCCAAGCGCATCTTCACGTATCGGCATGCGCTGTTTCGCGCGGAGCAGCTCGGCATCCACTTCAGGATGCCGCCCGCGCACCCGTTCGACTCCGACAAGGCGCTGCGCCTCGCGATCGCGCTGCGAGCCGACCTCGCGACGGTGCGCGAGATGTTCCGCTTCATCTGGCGCGACGGCAACGACCCGTCGACGCCGGACGGCTTCGCGGCGCTGTGCGAGCGGGTCGGCGTCGGGCATGGCGACCAGCTGATCGAATTCGAGGAAACGGTCGCGCAGCTGCGCCGCCATACCGACGATGCGATCGCGCTCGGCGTGTTCGGCGTGCCGACGTTCTGGATGAGCAAGCAGCTGTTCTGGGGCGAGGACGCGCTGCCGATGGTGCTGTATTGCGCACGCACGCCGACCTGGCTCGAGACGCGCGAAGTGAAGCGCATCAGCGCGCTGCCGAAGGGGCGCGCGTAA
- a CDS encoding TAXI family TRAP transporter solute-binding subunit, translating to MKPLLRPRRPPRILARFVAVSWRDLALSVGPTVLLAIAAVWLAIKMIQPAPPSTLVISAGPPGSTYWNAAQKYKAILAKNGVTLDVESSEGSAQNLERLSNANASVDVGFVQSGIGPKTRDEHLVALGSIGYVPLAIMYRGPIVARLSDFNGKRLALGPEGSGARELSLALLKMNGIAPGGTTALLPISGEDAAEALLAGKLDAAFLSGDSTQIPVMAKLFRAPGVHVYSFTQAEAYARRFPYLTAITLPEGVYDLGRDLPPADIHTVAPTIELVARDSLHPALSDLLIEAAREVHGHATILQHAGEFPSAVTRSFPLSDDAARYYKSGKTFLYRRLPFWVASLVDRLLVIVVPLIVVLIPGVRVVPALYGWRVRSRIYRWYGALIALERNALGEHTAAERIELLDRLDDIEESVNRMKMPLAYAGQFYVLREHIGFVRERLTAHDPDPHGRPHDAPLASGGDGAPPRATPGSA from the coding sequence ATGAAGCCACTCCTGCGCCCTCGCCGGCCGCCCCGCATCCTCGCCCGCTTCGTCGCGGTATCGTGGCGCGACCTCGCGCTGTCGGTCGGGCCGACCGTGCTGCTCGCGATCGCCGCCGTCTGGCTCGCGATCAAGATGATCCAGCCCGCACCGCCGTCCACGCTCGTGATCTCGGCCGGCCCGCCCGGCAGCACCTACTGGAACGCCGCGCAGAAGTACAAGGCGATCCTCGCGAAGAACGGCGTGACGCTCGACGTGGAGTCGTCCGAAGGATCCGCGCAGAACCTCGAGCGGCTGTCCAACGCGAACGCGTCGGTGGACGTCGGCTTCGTGCAGAGCGGCATCGGCCCGAAGACGCGCGACGAGCACCTCGTCGCGCTCGGCAGCATCGGCTACGTGCCGCTCGCGATCATGTACCGCGGCCCGATCGTCGCGCGGCTGTCGGACTTCAACGGCAAGCGGCTCGCGCTCGGCCCGGAAGGCAGCGGCGCGCGCGAGCTGAGCCTCGCGCTGCTGAAGATGAACGGCATCGCGCCGGGCGGGACGACCGCGCTGCTGCCGATCTCCGGCGAGGACGCCGCCGAGGCGCTGCTCGCCGGCAAGCTCGACGCGGCGTTCCTGTCCGGCGATTCGACGCAGATCCCGGTGATGGCGAAGCTGTTCCGCGCGCCGGGCGTGCACGTGTACTCGTTCACGCAGGCGGAAGCCTATGCGCGCCGCTTCCCGTACCTGACCGCGATCACGCTGCCCGAAGGGGTCTACGATCTCGGTCGGGACCTGCCGCCCGCCGACATCCACACGGTCGCGCCGACGATCGAGCTGGTCGCGCGCGACTCGCTGCACCCTGCGCTGTCCGACCTGCTGATCGAGGCCGCGCGCGAGGTGCACGGCCACGCGACGATCCTGCAGCACGCGGGCGAATTCCCGTCGGCGGTGACGCGCAGCTTCCCGCTGTCGGACGACGCGGCGCGCTACTACAAGTCGGGCAAGACCTTCCTGTACCGGCGGCTGCCGTTCTGGGTCGCGAGCCTCGTCGACCGGCTGCTCGTGATCGTCGTGCCGCTCATCGTCGTGCTGATTCCGGGGGTGCGGGTCGTGCCGGCGCTGTACGGCTGGCGCGTGCGCTCGCGGATCTACCGCTGGTACGGCGCGCTGATCGCGCTCGAGCGCAACGCGCTCGGCGAGCACACCGCCGCCGAGCGCATCGAGTTGCTCGATCGGCTCGACGACATCGAGGAATCGGTGAACCGGATGAAGATGCCGCTCGCGTATGCCGGGCAGTTCTACGTGCTGCGCGAGCACATCGGCTTCGTGCGCGAGCGGCTGACCGCGCACGACCCCGATCCGCACGGCCGCCCGCACGACGCGCCGCTCGCGTCCGGCGGCGACGGCGCGCCCCCCCGGGCGACACCGGGTTCCGCCTGA
- a CDS encoding BON domain-containing protein, whose amino-acid sequence MKSIVSRALGALGVAAVAVSLSGSVYAQSSEPAASEAPAAAKSASKAAAKSAKQANRKLGYAVRKALSKENGVDVSSIVVRSKGGAVTLEGSVPDAAQIEKAEAAAKGVPGVTSVSNKLHVQPQ is encoded by the coding sequence ATGAAGTCGATCGTGTCGAGAGCGTTGGGGGCGTTGGGAGTGGCCGCGGTGGCCGTGAGTCTGTCCGGCAGCGTCTACGCGCAGTCGAGCGAGCCGGCGGCGTCCGAAGCGCCCGCCGCCGCGAAGAGCGCATCGAAGGCCGCGGCGAAATCCGCGAAGCAGGCGAACCGCAAGCTCGGCTACGCGGTGCGCAAGGCGCTTTCGAAGGAGAACGGCGTCGACGTGTCGAGCATCGTCGTGCGTTCGAAGGGCGGGGCGGTCACGCTCGAGGGCTCGGTGCCCGACGCCGCACAGATCGAAAAGGCCGAGGCCGCGGCCAAGGGCGTGCCGGGCGTCACGTCCGTCAGCAACAAGCTGCACGTCCAGCCGCAATGA
- a CDS encoding D-(-)-3-hydroxybutyrate oligomer hydrolase, whose protein sequence is MTRLRWGRRVGFGAALAAVVTLFGACNGNDTRDGNALPGFIAGSVRTTAYDGTSDDLLTAGLGKSGLASAAPPAFANPARPTAAELRRLAIWSNYRAIVDMSANGGYGRFWGPNVDLDGNDTLGEGRIAGTEYLAYSDDGSGRRNVTLLVQVPTSFDPAQPCIVTATSSGSRGVYGAISAAGEWGLKRGCAVAYNDKGGGNGAHELGSDTVTLIDGTLANAVLAGNASLFTANVSSGELATFNAQFPNRYAFKHAHSQQNPEQDWGRVTLQAVEFAYWALNEQFGPLIDGTRHGVRYRPGDITTIAASVSNGGGAALAAAEQDTRNWITAVVVGEPQINVRMAPNAVVRQGGAPVPSFGRPLADYATFANLMQPCAAAASALAGAPYLTALPSAVTQSIRAQRCATLAAAGLVAGADLQSQAADALAQLHAAGYLADSDMLQAPMWDSQATPAIAVTYANAYTRSRVVDNLCNFSFATTNAATGAVAPPAASPMPSVFGAGNGVPPTNGINLVFNTGPASGVDHRLATPDASFAGALCLRQLWTNGQLNMPANVDAVRVNANLQGKPAIIVHGRSDALVPVNHASRAYVAQNSLSEGGRSQLAFYEVTNGQHFDAFLPVAGFDTRFVPVHYYDLQALNLMWRHLKNGAPLPPSQVIRTVPRGGTPGAAPALTTANLPPISAAPGGNAITVGAGALDVPF, encoded by the coding sequence ATGACGAGGCTACGGTGGGGCAGGCGGGTCGGGTTCGGAGCGGCGCTGGCCGCCGTCGTGACGCTGTTCGGGGCCTGCAACGGCAACGACACGCGCGACGGCAACGCGTTGCCCGGTTTCATCGCGGGCAGCGTGCGCACGACGGCCTATGACGGCACGAGCGACGATCTGCTGACGGCCGGCCTCGGCAAGAGCGGCCTCGCGAGCGCCGCGCCGCCCGCGTTCGCGAACCCGGCCCGGCCGACGGCGGCCGAACTGCGCCGCCTCGCGATCTGGTCGAACTATCGCGCGATCGTCGACATGAGCGCCAACGGCGGCTACGGCCGCTTCTGGGGGCCGAACGTCGATCTCGACGGCAACGACACGCTCGGCGAAGGCCGGATCGCCGGCACCGAATACCTCGCGTACTCCGACGACGGCAGCGGCCGCAGGAACGTCACGCTGCTCGTGCAGGTGCCGACCAGCTTCGACCCGGCGCAGCCGTGCATCGTCACCGCGACGTCGTCCGGCTCGCGCGGCGTGTACGGCGCGATCTCGGCCGCCGGCGAGTGGGGCCTGAAGCGCGGCTGCGCGGTCGCCTACAACGACAAGGGCGGCGGCAACGGCGCGCACGAGCTCGGCTCGGACACCGTCACGCTGATCGACGGCACGCTCGCGAACGCGGTGCTCGCCGGCAACGCGAGCCTCTTCACCGCGAACGTGTCGAGCGGCGAGCTGGCGACGTTCAACGCGCAGTTCCCGAACCGCTATGCGTTCAAGCACGCGCATTCGCAGCAGAATCCGGAGCAGGACTGGGGGCGCGTGACGCTGCAGGCGGTCGAGTTCGCGTACTGGGCGCTCAACGAGCAGTTCGGACCGCTGATCGACGGCACGCGCCACGGCGTGCGCTATCGCCCCGGCGACATCACGACGATCGCCGCGTCGGTCAGCAACGGCGGCGGCGCGGCGCTCGCGGCGGCCGAGCAGGACACGCGCAACTGGATCACCGCGGTCGTGGTCGGCGAGCCGCAGATCAACGTGCGGATGGCGCCGAATGCGGTGGTGCGACAGGGCGGCGCGCCGGTGCCGTCGTTCGGACGGCCGCTGGCCGACTACGCGACCTTCGCGAACCTGATGCAGCCGTGCGCGGCGGCGGCGTCCGCGCTCGCGGGCGCGCCGTATCTCACCGCGCTGCCGTCGGCCGTCACGCAGTCGATCCGCGCGCAGCGCTGCGCGACGCTGGCCGCGGCCGGGCTCGTCGCGGGCGCCGACCTGCAGAGCCAGGCCGCCGATGCGCTCGCGCAGCTGCACGCGGCCGGCTATCTCGCCGACTCCGACATGCTGCAGGCGCCGATGTGGGATTCGCAGGCGACCCCGGCGATCGCGGTGACCTACGCGAACGCGTACACGCGCTCGCGCGTCGTCGACAACCTGTGCAATTTCAGCTTCGCGACCACGAACGCGGCCACCGGTGCGGTGGCGCCGCCCGCCGCGTCGCCGATGCCGAGCGTGTTCGGCGCGGGCAACGGCGTGCCGCCGACCAACGGCATCAACCTCGTGTTCAATACGGGCCCCGCGAGCGGCGTCGACCATCGCCTCGCGACGCCCGACGCGAGCTTCGCGGGCGCGCTGTGCCTGCGCCAGCTGTGGACGAACGGGCAGCTGAACATGCCCGCGAACGTCGACGCGGTGCGCGTGAACGCGAACCTGCAGGGCAAGCCCGCGATCATCGTGCACGGCCGCAGCGATGCGCTCGTGCCGGTCAACCACGCGTCGCGCGCGTACGTCGCGCAGAACAGTCTCAGCGAAGGCGGCCGCAGCCAGCTGGCGTTCTACGAGGTGACGAACGGTCAGCACTTCGATGCATTCCTGCCGGTCGCGGGCTTCGATACGCGCTTCGTGCCCGTGCATTACTATGACCTGCAGGCGCTGAACCTGATGTGGCGGCACCTGAAGAACGGCGCGCCGCTGCCGCCGTCGCAAGTGATCCGCACCGTGCCGCGCGGCGGCACGCCGGGCGCGGCGCCGGCGCTGACGACCGCGAACCTGCCGCCGATCTCGGCTGCGCCGGGCGGCAATGCGATCACGGTCGGCGCCGGGGCGCTCGACGTGCCGTTCTGA
- a CDS encoding IS110 family transposase — translation MSVSSVVVGIDVAKEHVDIEVLGAELASQRWANDAEAHSALAAALQPLNISLIVMEATGGYEAALACALQAVGLPVAVVNPRQARDFAKSMGRLAKTDTIDAHMLAEFASVLVRRQDLASFIRPLADAQQQALAAMVTRRRQLLGMLLSERQRLQLAIPVVRPSIETMIDAIRKQLDDVDAQMVAHVREHYSALDVLLRSASGIGPVASATLIAELPELGRLNRRQIAALVGVAPMAWDSGTVRGRRRIQGGRFDIRRVLYMAALTASRRNPAITAFYQRLIASGKPPKVALVACMRKLLTVLNAMVRTSTPWDSSLHSA, via the coding sequence ATGTCTGTTTCCTCAGTGGTGGTCGGCATCGACGTGGCCAAAGAACACGTCGATATTGAAGTCTTGGGCGCTGAACTGGCTTCTCAGCGATGGGCTAACGATGCCGAGGCGCACTCGGCACTGGCAGCGGCTTTGCAACCGCTGAACATTAGCCTGATCGTCATGGAGGCCACTGGCGGCTACGAAGCAGCGCTTGCCTGCGCGCTGCAAGCGGTTGGTCTGCCGGTTGCCGTGGTTAATCCGCGTCAGGCGCGCGACTTTGCTAAATCGATGGGACGTCTGGCCAAGACTGACACGATCGATGCCCATATGCTGGCCGAGTTCGCATCGGTACTGGTTCGCCGCCAGGATCTGGCCAGCTTCATTCGACCGCTGGCGGACGCCCAGCAACAAGCCCTGGCCGCCATGGTCACGCGTCGTCGTCAGTTGCTCGGCATGCTGCTCTCGGAGCGACAGCGTCTGCAACTGGCGATTCCAGTCGTTCGCCCGAGCATCGAGACCATGATCGACGCCATTCGCAAGCAACTCGATGATGTCGATGCCCAAATGGTCGCTCACGTTCGCGAGCACTACAGTGCGCTCGACGTGTTGCTTCGCTCCGCAAGCGGTATCGGTCCGGTAGCCAGCGCCACATTGATCGCGGAATTGCCTGAGCTCGGTCGGCTTAATCGGCGCCAGATTGCAGCCTTGGTCGGTGTCGCCCCGATGGCTTGGGACTCTGGAACCGTCCGCGGACGCAGGCGAATCCAAGGCGGACGCTTTGATATCCGCCGCGTTCTGTACATGGCTGCGCTCACCGCTTCGCGACGCAACCCCGCCATTACCGCCTTCTACCAACGGCTCATTGCTTCCGGCAAACCGCCCAAGGTTGCACTGGTTGCCTGCATGCGCAAGCTCTTGACCGTGCTCAACGCCATGGTCAGAACCAGCACTCCTTGGGACAGTTCGCTTCATTCCGCTTGA
- a CDS encoding S10 family peptidase, giving the protein MTTLKSLKDGFALFGTTLSGPLVAATAAALLVTGCGGDDGANPSAAAAAAATAANAPASGAATSAAQADQPFVDTDVYGTGPTDAVTDATEGAAVVHRQVSIGGKVIKYTATAGHLTTIDPVTSKPNAKMFYVAYTQDNPDPSKPRPVTFFYNGGPGSSSVYLLLGSFGPKRLQSSFPNFTPPAPYKLLDNPDSLLDRSDLVFINPVGTGYSAAIAPAKNKDFWGVDQDARSIDRFIQRYLTKYSRWNSPKFLFGESYGTARSAVVSWALHEDGIELNGITLQSSILDYSNALSAVGIFPTLAADAFYWKKTTLTPTPTDLDAYMVQARNYADNVLAPLAQAPNPQDGGFVNVRLNLNLQSAQQMGAYIGTDPVSLIQTFGNPAGLGNVPSSNNNPPYTFFLTLVPGIQIGQYDGRANYTGQGIAPFILPNSGSNDPSISNVGGAYTVLWNSYLNTDLKYTSTSSFVDLNDQVFNNWDFSHTDPTGANRGGGNTLYTAGDLASSMSLNPDLKVLSANGYFDAVTPFHQTELTLQQMALDPTLKAQNLTMKYYPSGHMIYLNDASRTTMKGDLGNFYDGILANRAALQRVQKLQMRAQQLRQQKLEQQQQLH; this is encoded by the coding sequence ATGACGACACTGAAGTCCTTGAAAGACGGTTTCGCGCTATTTGGAACGACACTGAGCGGCCCGCTCGTCGCGGCGACGGCCGCTGCGCTGCTCGTCACGGGGTGCGGCGGCGACGACGGGGCGAACCCGTCCGCCGCGGCCGCCGCTGCAGCCACGGCCGCGAATGCGCCGGCGTCCGGCGCGGCGACGAGCGCCGCGCAGGCCGACCAGCCGTTCGTCGACACCGACGTCTACGGCACCGGCCCCACCGACGCGGTGACCGACGCCACCGAAGGCGCGGCGGTCGTGCACCGGCAGGTGTCGATCGGCGGCAAGGTCATCAAGTACACGGCCACCGCCGGCCACCTGACGACGATCGATCCGGTCACGTCGAAGCCGAACGCGAAGATGTTCTATGTCGCGTACACGCAGGACAATCCCGACCCGTCGAAGCCGCGCCCGGTCACGTTCTTCTACAACGGCGGCCCGGGCTCGTCGTCGGTCTACCTGCTGCTCGGCTCGTTCGGCCCGAAGCGCCTGCAGTCGTCGTTCCCGAACTTCACGCCGCCCGCGCCGTACAAGCTGCTCGACAACCCGGACAGCCTGCTCGACCGCTCGGACCTCGTGTTCATCAACCCGGTCGGCACCGGCTACTCGGCCGCGATCGCCCCGGCGAAGAACAAGGACTTCTGGGGCGTCGACCAGGACGCGCGCTCGATCGACCGCTTCATCCAGCGCTACCTGACCAAGTACTCGCGCTGGAACTCGCCGAAGTTCCTGTTCGGCGAGTCGTACGGCACCGCGCGCAGCGCGGTCGTGTCGTGGGCGCTGCATGAGGACGGCATCGAGCTGAACGGGATCACGCTGCAGTCGTCGATCCTCGACTACTCGAACGCGCTGTCCGCGGTCGGCATCTTCCCGACGCTCGCCGCCGACGCGTTCTACTGGAAGAAGACGACGCTCACGCCGACGCCGACCGACCTCGACGCGTACATGGTCCAGGCGCGCAACTACGCGGACAACGTGCTCGCGCCGCTCGCGCAGGCGCCGAATCCGCAGGACGGCGGCTTCGTCAACGTGCGGCTGAACCTGAACCTGCAGAGCGCGCAGCAGATGGGCGCGTACATCGGCACCGATCCGGTCTCGCTGATCCAGACCTTCGGCAACCCGGCCGGGCTCGGCAACGTGCCGTCGTCGAACAACAACCCGCCGTACACGTTCTTCCTGACGCTCGTGCCGGGCATCCAGATCGGCCAGTATGACGGCCGCGCGAACTACACGGGCCAGGGCATCGCGCCGTTCATCCTGCCGAACTCGGGCAGCAACGATCCGTCGATCTCCAACGTCGGCGGCGCGTACACCGTGCTGTGGAACAGCTACCTGAACACCGACCTGAAGTACACGTCGACGTCGTCGTTCGTCGACCTGAACGACCAGGTGTTCAACAACTGGGACTTCAGCCATACGGACCCGACGGGTGCGAACCGCGGCGGCGGCAACACGCTGTACACGGCGGGCGACCTTGCGTCGTCGATGAGCCTGAACCCGGACCTGAAGGTGCTGTCCGCGAACGGCTATTTCGACGCGGTGACGCCGTTCCACCAGACCGAGCTGACGCTGCAGCAGATGGCGCTCGATCCGACGTTGAAGGCGCAGAACCTGACGATGAAGTACTACCCGTCGGGCCACATGATCTACCTGAACGACGCGTCGCGGACCACGATGAAGGGCGATCTCGGCAACTTCTACGACGGCATCCTCGCGAACCGCGCGGCGTTGCAGCGTGTGCAGAAGCTGCAGATGCGCGCGCAGCAGCTGCGCCAGCAGAAGCTGGAGCAACAGCAGCAGCTCCACTGA
- a CDS encoding sulfite exporter TauE/SafE family protein, translated as MSLPHIDLLYSLSGLFVGILVGLTGVGGGSLMTPILVLLFGVHPATAVGTDLLYAAATKATGTLVHGLKGSVDWRITGRLAAGSVPASAITLWFLHTYGMHTPGTARLIQLVLGGALLLTSLALIFRPQLAALAARNPLAPNPARTLWSTVLTGVVLGVLVSMTSVGAGAIGVTVLLLLYPALATTRIVGSDIAHAVPLTLVAGMGHWLLGSVDWSMLLSLLIGSLPGIVIGSVLSTRAPERLLRNLLASTLVAVGLRLVLA; from the coding sequence ATGTCGCTCCCTCATATCGATCTGCTGTACTCCCTGTCCGGCCTGTTCGTCGGCATCCTCGTCGGCCTGACCGGCGTCGGCGGCGGCTCGCTGATGACGCCGATCCTCGTGCTGCTGTTCGGCGTCCACCCGGCGACCGCGGTCGGCACCGACCTGCTGTATGCGGCCGCGACCAAGGCGACCGGCACGCTGGTGCACGGCCTCAAGGGCTCGGTCGACTGGCGCATCACGGGCCGGCTCGCCGCGGGCAGCGTCCCGGCGTCGGCCATCACGCTGTGGTTCCTGCACACGTACGGGATGCACACGCCCGGCACCGCGCGGCTGATCCAGCTCGTGCTCGGCGGCGCGCTGCTGCTCACGTCGCTCGCGCTGATCTTCCGCCCGCAGCTCGCGGCGCTCGCCGCGCGCAACCCGCTCGCGCCGAACCCGGCGCGCACGCTGTGGTCGACCGTGCTGACGGGCGTCGTGCTCGGCGTGCTGGTGTCGATGACGTCGGTGGGCGCCGGCGCGATCGGCGTGACCGTGCTCCTGCTGCTGTACCCGGCGCTCGCGACGACCCGCATCGTCGGCTCCGACATCGCGCACGCGGTCCCGCTCACGCTCGTCGCCGGCATGGGCCACTGGCTGCTCGGCTCGGTCGACTGGTCGATGCTGCTGTCGCTGCTGATCGGCTCGCTGCCCGGCATCGTGATCGGCAGCGTGCTGTCGACGCGCGCGCCCGAGCGCCTGCTGCGCAACCTGCTCGCGTCGACGCTCGTCGCGGTCGGCCTGCGGCTCGTGCTCGCGTGA
- a CDS encoding DHA2 family efflux MFS transporter permease subunit — protein sequence MTHGIHGEKRWYTLIVLCLGVLMIVLDNTIVNVALPSISADLRFSETALVWVVNAYMLTFGGCLLLGGRLGDLYGHRRMFLAGLTVFTLASLACGIAQSQAMLIAARAVQGFGGAIVSAVALSLIMNLFTETGERARAMGVYGFVCAGGGSIGVLLGGLLTSALSWHWIFLVNLPIGVAVYALCTALLPRTRAPAADARLDVAGAVTVTASLMLAVYGIVNGNEAGWLSTQTVALVGAAAALLVLFIAIEARVAHPLMPLTLFAKRNVALANVIGVLWAAAMFAWFFLSALYMQRVLGYRPLQVGLAFLPANLIMAAFSLGLSARIVMRFGIRGPIAAGLLIAACGLALFARAPVDGGFVWHVLPGMTLLGVGAGVAFNPVLLAAMGDVDPADSGLASGIVNTAFMMGGALGLAVLASLAAARTDALAASQAAPLDALNGGYHVAFAFGAVFAAAAALIGLALRIRRPHPAGGGVGSAMH from the coding sequence ATGACCCACGGCATCCACGGCGAGAAGCGCTGGTACACGCTGATCGTCCTCTGCCTCGGCGTGCTGATGATCGTGCTGGACAACACGATCGTGAACGTCGCCCTTCCATCGATCAGCGCCGACCTGCGCTTCAGCGAGACGGCGCTCGTCTGGGTCGTCAACGCATACATGCTGACCTTCGGCGGCTGCCTGCTGCTCGGCGGCCGGCTCGGCGACCTGTACGGACACCGGCGCATGTTCCTCGCCGGACTCACGGTGTTCACGCTCGCGTCGCTCGCCTGCGGCATCGCGCAGTCGCAGGCGATGCTGATCGCCGCGCGCGCGGTGCAGGGGTTCGGCGGCGCGATCGTGTCGGCGGTGGCGCTGTCGCTGATCATGAACCTGTTCACCGAGACCGGCGAACGGGCGCGCGCGATGGGCGTCTACGGCTTCGTCTGCGCGGGCGGCGGCAGCATCGGCGTGCTGCTCGGCGGGCTGCTGACGAGCGCGCTGTCGTGGCACTGGATCTTCCTCGTCAACCTGCCGATCGGCGTCGCCGTCTACGCGCTGTGCACCGCGCTGCTGCCGCGCACGCGCGCGCCGGCCGCCGATGCGCGGCTCGACGTCGCGGGGGCCGTCACCGTGACCGCGTCGCTGATGCTCGCCGTCTACGGGATCGTCAACGGCAACGAGGCCGGCTGGCTGTCGACGCAGACCGTCGCGCTCGTCGGCGCGGCCGCCGCGCTGCTCGTGCTGTTCATCGCGATCGAGGCGCGTGTCGCGCACCCGCTGATGCCGCTCACGCTGTTCGCCAAGCGCAACGTCGCGCTCGCGAACGTGATCGGCGTGTTGTGGGCGGCCGCGATGTTCGCGTGGTTCTTCCTGTCCGCGCTGTACATGCAGCGCGTGCTCGGCTACCGCCCGCTCCAGGTCGGCCTCGCGTTCCTGCCGGCCAACCTGATCATGGCCGCGTTCTCGCTCGGGCTGTCGGCGCGGATCGTGATGCGCTTCGGGATCCGCGGCCCGATCGCCGCCGGCCTGCTGATCGCCGCGTGCGGCCTCGCGCTGTTCGCGCGCGCGCCCGTCGACGGCGGCTTCGTGTGGCACGTGCTGCCCGGCATGACGCTGCTCGGCGTCGGCGCGGGCGTCGCGTTCAATCCGGTGCTGCTCGCCGCGATGGGCGATGTCGATCCCGCGGATTCGGGCCTCGCGTCCGGCATCGTCAACACCGCGTTCATGATGGGCGGCGCGCTCGGGCTCGCCGTGCTCGCGAGCCTCGCGGCCGCGCGCACCGATGCGCTCGCCGCAAGCCAGGCCGCGCCGCTCGACGCGCTGAACGGCGGCTATCACGTCGCGTTCGCGTTCGGCGCGGTGTTCGCGGCCGCGGCCGCGCTGATCGGCCTCGCGCTGCGCATCCGGCGGCCGCACCCGGCAGGCGGCGGGGTCGGCAGCGCGATGCACTGA
- a CDS encoding DsbA family oxidoreductase, translating into MPTAASPALHPTLTVEIWSDLICPWCWIGKRRFDEALAAFAHADRVDVALRAYRLFPGQPVEPVEAMLGSKYRLAPPQVDQMLRQVTDAAASVGLGYDLPGTLVGDTLDGHRLVKLAETTGRAHALTERLYRAYFSEHGSLFDHGSLTDLAVDAGLERAAVDAVLRSDAYRSEVDADIARAEQIGGRGVPLFVFGGRYAVSGAQAADVFAQALEQAWQDGIVAIGDDDAAACGPDGCALPPNA; encoded by the coding sequence ATGCCGACCGCCGCCTCCCCCGCGCTCCACCCGACGCTGACCGTCGAAATCTGGTCCGACCTGATCTGCCCGTGGTGCTGGATCGGCAAGCGCCGTTTCGACGAGGCGCTCGCCGCGTTCGCGCACGCGGACCGCGTCGACGTCGCGCTGCGCGCGTACCGCCTGTTCCCCGGCCAGCCGGTCGAGCCGGTCGAGGCGATGCTCGGCAGCAAGTACCGGCTTGCGCCCCCGCAGGTCGACCAGATGCTGCGGCAGGTGACCGACGCGGCCGCAAGCGTCGGGCTCGGCTACGACCTGCCCGGCACGCTCGTCGGCGACACGCTCGACGGCCACCGGCTCGTGAAGCTCGCGGAAACCACCGGCCGCGCGCATGCGCTGACCGAGCGGCTGTATCGCGCGTATTTCAGCGAGCACGGCTCGCTGTTCGATCACGGCTCGCTGACCGATCTCGCGGTCGACGCGGGGCTCGAGCGCGCGGCGGTCGACGCCGTGCTGCGCAGCGACGCGTACCGGAGCGAAGTCGACGCCGACATCGCGCGGGCCGAGCAGATCGGCGGCCGCGGCGTGCCGCTGTTCGTGTTCGGCGGCCGCTACGCGGTGTCCGGCGCGCAGGCGGCCGACGTGTTCGCGCAGGCGCTCGAGCAGGCGTGGCAGGACGGCATCGTCGCCATCGGCGACGACGACGCGGCCGCATGCGGCCCCGACGGCTGCGCGCTGCCGCCGAACGCGTAA